In the genome of Magnolia sinica isolate HGM2019 chromosome 2, MsV1, whole genome shotgun sequence, one region contains:
- the LOC131235851 gene encoding probable inactive heme oxygenase 2, chloroplastic isoform X1: MMSSPMTSSPSFKLASESLPFSNRLQHSSHFPSTLFQLPKTKLEKNSQTSIRFRNRNSFRFSCCSSPADITVSNLSPSTPTTATETAAIATTTTTTAAVLKKRKRYRKQYPGESKGIVEEMRFIAMKLRNNNSDSKKGEEMKQDEEEPATDGDSDADTWQPSMEGFLKYLVDSKLVFETLDHIVDESNHVAYAYFRKTGLERSESLSKDLEWFRQQDIVIPQPSPPGISYAEYLNEIAEKSAPVFLCHFYNIYFSHIAGGQVIVKQVCDGLLEGREMEFCKWEGDVQELLKDMREKLNKLGEYWSRDEKNKCLREAAKSFRFSGQIIRLIIL; the protein is encoded by the exons ATGATGTCTTCTCCAATGACTTCGTCTCCCTCTTTCAAGCTAGCGTCAGAATCTCTTCCGTTCTCGAacagattacaacattcttctcattttccttccACTTTATTCCAATTACCGAAGACCAAGCTTGAGAAAAATTCCCAAACTAGCATCCGCTTTCGAAATCGAAACAGCTTCCGGTTCTCTTGCTGCTCTTCTCCCGCTGACATTACTGTATCCAACCTCTCACCTTCAACACCCACAACAGCAACAGAAACAGCAGCAATAGCGACAACAACCACAACGACTGCTGCTGTtttaaagaaaaggaagagatacAGGAAACAGTACCCTGGAGAATCCAAGGGCATCGTCGAGGAGATGCGTTTCATCGCCATGAAACTCCGAAACAACAACAGCGACAGCAAGAAAGGAGAGGAGATGAAGCAGGACGAAGAGGAACCAGCGACGGATGGTGACAGTGATGCTGACACGTGGCAACCGAGCATGGAAGGGTTCCTCAAGTATTTGGTGGACAGCAAGCTTGTTTTCGAGACCCTCGATCACATTGTCGACGAATCCAACCACGTCGCCT ATGCTTACTTTAGAAAAACTGGATTGGAGCGGTCAGAAAGTCTTTCAAAAGATTTAGAATGGTTCAGGCAACAGGACATTGTGATTCCACAACCAAGCCCTCCTGGAATTTCTTACGCCGaatatttgaatgaaattgcaGAAAAAAGCGCACCGGTGTTCCTATGCCATTTCTATAACATATATTTCTCACATATTGCAGGCGGTCAGGTGATAGTGAAACAG GTTTGTGATGGGCTCCTAGAAGGGAGGGAAATGGAGTTCTGCAAATGGGAAGGAGATGTGCAGGAGTTGTTGAAAGATATGAGAGAGAAGCTGAATAAGCTTGGAGAG TACTGGTCTCGGGATGAAAAGAACAAATGCCTAAGAGAAGCAGCAAAGTCGTTTCGGTTCTCAGGACAGATTATCCGCTTGATCATTTTGTAG